From Sulfurovum zhangzhouensis, one genomic window encodes:
- a CDS encoding SIMPL domain-containing protein codes for MKNVFISIIVSIAIAASGYFIGQTMYNAKVAINTAEVKGLAERKVKADLVNWRLNFKVASNNKEDLSKLYSDAEKIQEDIITLLLQSGLKKEEINIGVISYSPIEFRDRDQKLVDQQHQLSNDIEIQTKKVDLISSVRSSMNKLIAKGIDINNFEPEYRFTSLNDIKPDMLKEATQNARVAANEFAQNAGIKVGSIRSAIQGNFVIRDVGEDYSDTKKIDKYVRVVTSITFYLTD; via the coding sequence ATGAAAAATGTTTTCATTTCAATCATAGTATCTATAGCTATCGCTGCTTCTGGATACTTTATCGGTCAAACAATGTATAACGCAAAAGTTGCTATAAACACTGCAGAAGTAAAGGGGCTGGCAGAACGGAAAGTGAAAGCTGATTTAGTAAATTGGCGTTTAAACTTCAAGGTTGCTTCCAATAATAAAGAGGATCTCTCCAAGCTATATAGTGATGCTGAAAAAATACAAGAGGATATCATAACACTGCTACTTCAAAGTGGGCTAAAAAAAGAAGAAATTAATATCGGTGTTATAAGCTATAGCCCTATAGAATTTAGAGACAGGGATCAAAAACTGGTAGACCAGCAACATCAGTTAAGTAACGATATTGAGATACAAACCAAAAAAGTAGACCTTATCTCATCGGTTAGATCAAGTATGAATAAACTTATTGCAAAGGGAATAGATATCAATAATTTTGAACCTGAATATAGATTTACAAGTTTAAATGATATCAAACCTGATATGTTGAAAGAAGCTACCCAAAATGCCAGAGTTGCTGCCAATGAATTTGCCCAAAATGCCGGGATAAAAGTGGGTAGTATCAGAAGTGCAATACAGGGAAATTTCGTTATAAGAGATGTTGGTGAAGACTACAGTGATACGAAAAAAATAGACAAGTACGTCAGAGTAGTAACTTCAATTACTTTCTATCTCACTGACTAA